One part of the Dunckerocampus dactyliophorus isolate RoL2022-P2 chromosome 11, RoL_Ddac_1.1, whole genome shotgun sequence genome encodes these proteins:
- the LOC129189503 gene encoding plastin-3-like isoform X2: MSQEVSAEEMEEIRESFQKVDVDGNGYICASEIGDLFRELGCSIPGYQVRELLQKLDRDKDSRIDLDEFTAIFKDMKDDRIAQGFRKALNKKEGIVAIGGTSEISSEGTQHSISEQERFAFANYISSTLEEDPDCKHVLPIDPNTGALFKALADGIVLCKLINHSVPETIDERTINKKKLTAFTTQENLNLALNSASAIGCQVVNIGAQDLKEGKPHLVLGLLWQIIKIGLFADIELSRNEAIAALLEEGESLEELMKLSPEELLLRWANFHLKKVGITLTNFSGDIKDSKAYFHLLEQIAPDGSKEGAERVEIDMTGLYEKDLAKRAELMLEQADRIGCREFVTATDVVSGNAKLNMAFVATLFNKHPALTKPENQDWNVISETREERTFRNWMNSLGVSPHVHHIYGDLQDAMVILQLYEKSKVPVDWDSRVNLPPFRAVGGGRMKKIENCNYAVELGKEKAGFSLVGIGGLDVFDGNPTLTLALVWQLMRRYTLNVLEDLGDGQVAGDDLIITWVNKTLAEAGKTSSIKSFKDKSLNSSIPVLDLIDAIQPNSVNFELVQEGNLTDEDKLKNAKYAISMARKIGAKVYALPEDLVEVNPKMVMTIFACLMGRGMKRA, from the exons ATGTCGCAGGAGGTCAGCGCTGAGGAAATGGAGGAGATCAGAGAGAGCTTCCAGAAAGTGG ACGTGGACGGCAACGGTTACATCTGCGCCTCTGAGATTGGTGATCTCTTCCGTGAGTTGGGTTGTTCAATACCCGGCTACCAGGTCAGAGAACTCCTTCAGAAGCTGGACAGAGACAAAGACAGCCGCATCGACCTTGACGAGTTCACCGCT ATTTTTAAGGATATGAAGGACGACCGCATTGCCCAAGGTTTCAGAAAAGCTCTCAACAAGAAGGAAGGAATCGTCGCCATCGGGGGCACCAGTGAAATCTCAAGTGAAGGAACTCAGCATTCAATATCTG AGCAGGAGCGCTTTGCTTTCGCCAACTACATCAGCTCCACCTTGGAGGAGGATCCAGACTGCAAACACGTGCTGCCCATCGACCCCAACACTGGAGCTCTGTTCAAAGCACTCGCAGATGGCATTGTGCTTTG caagCTCATCAACCATTCGGTTCCTGAGACCATTGACGAGCGAACCATCAATAAAAAGAAACTGACAGCATTCACAACACAG GAGAATCTGAACTTGGCTCTGAACTCCGCCTCGGCAATCGGCTGTCAAGTTGTCAACATTGGCGCTCAAGATCTCAAGGAGGGGAAACCTCATCTGGTGCTTGGACTCCTCTGGCAGATTATCAAGATTGGACTGTTTGCAGACATCGAACTGAGCCGCAACGAAG CCATCGCAGCGCTGCTGGAGGAAGGGGAGAGTTTGGAAGAGTTGATGAAATTAAGTCCGGAAGAGTTGCTGCTGCGCTGGGCCAATTTCCACCTGAAGAAAGTTGGCATTACCCTGACAAACTTTTCGGGGGATATTAAG GACTCCAAGGCGTATTTCCACCTGCTGGAGCAGATTGCACCAGATGGCAGCAAAGAGGGCGCTGAAAGAGTTGAAATTGATATGACGGGACTTTAc GAGAAAGATCTTGCAAAGAGAGCCGAGCTCATGCTCGAGCAAGCCGACCGCATCGGCTGTCGAGAGTTTGTGACGGCGACTGACGTCGTCTCTGGAAACGCAAAGCTCAACATGGCCTTTGTGGCCACGCTCTTCAACAAACACCCGGCTCTCACCAAACCCGAGAACCAAGACTGGAATGTGATAA GTGAGACCAGAGAGGAAAGAACGTTCCGGAACTGGATGAATTCTCTTGGAGTGAGTCCACACGTTCACCACATCTACGG CGATCTGCAGGATGCCATGGTTATCCTTCAGCTGTATGAGAAAAGTAAGGTGCCAGTGGACTGGGACAGCAGAGTCAACCTCCCTCCATTCAGGGCAGTAGGGGGAGGGCGTATGAAAAAG ATTGAAAACTGTAACTATGCCGTGGAGCTGGGAAAGGAGAAAGCAGGTTTCTCCCTGGTGGGAATCGGAGGACTGGATGTCTTTGATGGGAATCCCACTCTAACCCTGGCACTGGTCTGGCAGCTGATGAGAAG GTACACTTTAAATGTTCTGGAAGACCTCGGGGACGGACAAGTTGCAGGAGACGATTTAATCATTACGTGGGTGAACAAGACTTTGGCTGAAGCTGGCAAGACTTCTTCAATCAAAAGCTTTAAG GACAAATCACTGAATAGTAGTATCCCAGTTTTGGACTTAATAGATGCAATCCAACCCAACAGTGTCAACTTTGAGCTGGTTCAAGAAGGAAATCTGACAGATGAAGACAAACTCAAGAATGCCAA GTATGCCATTTCCATGGCGAGGAAGATTGGCGCTAAGGTCTATGCCCTGCCTGAGGACTTGGTTGAGGTCAACCCCAAAATGGTGATGACCATCTTCGCCTGCCTGATGGGAAGAGGCATGAAGAGGGCTTAA
- the LOC129189503 gene encoding plastin-3-like isoform X1 — MFIVIIGHFKHSYASSRLRTDMKCVIMSQEVSAEEMEEIRESFQKVDVDGNGYICASEIGDLFRELGCSIPGYQVRELLQKLDRDKDSRIDLDEFTAIFKDMKDDRIAQGFRKALNKKEGIVAIGGTSEISSEGTQHSISEQERFAFANYISSTLEEDPDCKHVLPIDPNTGALFKALADGIVLCKLINHSVPETIDERTINKKKLTAFTTQENLNLALNSASAIGCQVVNIGAQDLKEGKPHLVLGLLWQIIKIGLFADIELSRNEAIAALLEEGESLEELMKLSPEELLLRWANFHLKKVGITLTNFSGDIKDSKAYFHLLEQIAPDGSKEGAERVEIDMTGLYEKDLAKRAELMLEQADRIGCREFVTATDVVSGNAKLNMAFVATLFNKHPALTKPENQDWNVISETREERTFRNWMNSLGVSPHVHHIYGDLQDAMVILQLYEKSKVPVDWDSRVNLPPFRAVGGGRMKKIENCNYAVELGKEKAGFSLVGIGGLDVFDGNPTLTLALVWQLMRRYTLNVLEDLGDGQVAGDDLIITWVNKTLAEAGKTSSIKSFKDKSLNSSIPVLDLIDAIQPNSVNFELVQEGNLTDEDKLKNAKYAISMARKIGAKVYALPEDLVEVNPKMVMTIFACLMGRGMKRA, encoded by the exons ATGTTTATTGTCATCATTGGCCATTTTAAGCATTCCTATGCTAGCAGTAGACTACGAACAGATATGAAAT GTGTCATAATGTCGCAGGAGGTCAGCGCTGAGGAAATGGAGGAGATCAGAGAGAGCTTCCAGAAAGTGG ACGTGGACGGCAACGGTTACATCTGCGCCTCTGAGATTGGTGATCTCTTCCGTGAGTTGGGTTGTTCAATACCCGGCTACCAGGTCAGAGAACTCCTTCAGAAGCTGGACAGAGACAAAGACAGCCGCATCGACCTTGACGAGTTCACCGCT ATTTTTAAGGATATGAAGGACGACCGCATTGCCCAAGGTTTCAGAAAAGCTCTCAACAAGAAGGAAGGAATCGTCGCCATCGGGGGCACCAGTGAAATCTCAAGTGAAGGAACTCAGCATTCAATATCTG AGCAGGAGCGCTTTGCTTTCGCCAACTACATCAGCTCCACCTTGGAGGAGGATCCAGACTGCAAACACGTGCTGCCCATCGACCCCAACACTGGAGCTCTGTTCAAAGCACTCGCAGATGGCATTGTGCTTTG caagCTCATCAACCATTCGGTTCCTGAGACCATTGACGAGCGAACCATCAATAAAAAGAAACTGACAGCATTCACAACACAG GAGAATCTGAACTTGGCTCTGAACTCCGCCTCGGCAATCGGCTGTCAAGTTGTCAACATTGGCGCTCAAGATCTCAAGGAGGGGAAACCTCATCTGGTGCTTGGACTCCTCTGGCAGATTATCAAGATTGGACTGTTTGCAGACATCGAACTGAGCCGCAACGAAG CCATCGCAGCGCTGCTGGAGGAAGGGGAGAGTTTGGAAGAGTTGATGAAATTAAGTCCGGAAGAGTTGCTGCTGCGCTGGGCCAATTTCCACCTGAAGAAAGTTGGCATTACCCTGACAAACTTTTCGGGGGATATTAAG GACTCCAAGGCGTATTTCCACCTGCTGGAGCAGATTGCACCAGATGGCAGCAAAGAGGGCGCTGAAAGAGTTGAAATTGATATGACGGGACTTTAc GAGAAAGATCTTGCAAAGAGAGCCGAGCTCATGCTCGAGCAAGCCGACCGCATCGGCTGTCGAGAGTTTGTGACGGCGACTGACGTCGTCTCTGGAAACGCAAAGCTCAACATGGCCTTTGTGGCCACGCTCTTCAACAAACACCCGGCTCTCACCAAACCCGAGAACCAAGACTGGAATGTGATAA GTGAGACCAGAGAGGAAAGAACGTTCCGGAACTGGATGAATTCTCTTGGAGTGAGTCCACACGTTCACCACATCTACGG CGATCTGCAGGATGCCATGGTTATCCTTCAGCTGTATGAGAAAAGTAAGGTGCCAGTGGACTGGGACAGCAGAGTCAACCTCCCTCCATTCAGGGCAGTAGGGGGAGGGCGTATGAAAAAG ATTGAAAACTGTAACTATGCCGTGGAGCTGGGAAAGGAGAAAGCAGGTTTCTCCCTGGTGGGAATCGGAGGACTGGATGTCTTTGATGGGAATCCCACTCTAACCCTGGCACTGGTCTGGCAGCTGATGAGAAG GTACACTTTAAATGTTCTGGAAGACCTCGGGGACGGACAAGTTGCAGGAGACGATTTAATCATTACGTGGGTGAACAAGACTTTGGCTGAAGCTGGCAAGACTTCTTCAATCAAAAGCTTTAAG GACAAATCACTGAATAGTAGTATCCCAGTTTTGGACTTAATAGATGCAATCCAACCCAACAGTGTCAACTTTGAGCTGGTTCAAGAAGGAAATCTGACAGATGAAGACAAACTCAAGAATGCCAA GTATGCCATTTCCATGGCGAGGAAGATTGGCGCTAAGGTCTATGCCCTGCCTGAGGACTTGGTTGAGGTCAACCCCAAAATGGTGATGACCATCTTCGCCTGCCTGATGGGAAGAGGCATGAAGAGGGCTTAA
- the LOC129189503 gene encoding plastin-3-like isoform X3 — MKDDRIAQGFRKALNKKEGIVAIGGTSEISSEGTQHSISEQERFAFANYISSTLEEDPDCKHVLPIDPNTGALFKALADGIVLCKLINHSVPETIDERTINKKKLTAFTTQENLNLALNSASAIGCQVVNIGAQDLKEGKPHLVLGLLWQIIKIGLFADIELSRNEAIAALLEEGESLEELMKLSPEELLLRWANFHLKKVGITLTNFSGDIKDSKAYFHLLEQIAPDGSKEGAERVEIDMTGLYEKDLAKRAELMLEQADRIGCREFVTATDVVSGNAKLNMAFVATLFNKHPALTKPENQDWNVISETREERTFRNWMNSLGVSPHVHHIYGDLQDAMVILQLYEKSKVPVDWDSRVNLPPFRAVGGGRMKKIENCNYAVELGKEKAGFSLVGIGGLDVFDGNPTLTLALVWQLMRRYTLNVLEDLGDGQVAGDDLIITWVNKTLAEAGKTSSIKSFKDKSLNSSIPVLDLIDAIQPNSVNFELVQEGNLTDEDKLKNAKYAISMARKIGAKVYALPEDLVEVNPKMVMTIFACLMGRGMKRA, encoded by the exons ATGAAGGACGACCGCATTGCCCAAGGTTTCAGAAAAGCTCTCAACAAGAAGGAAGGAATCGTCGCCATCGGGGGCACCAGTGAAATCTCAAGTGAAGGAACTCAGCATTCAATATCTG AGCAGGAGCGCTTTGCTTTCGCCAACTACATCAGCTCCACCTTGGAGGAGGATCCAGACTGCAAACACGTGCTGCCCATCGACCCCAACACTGGAGCTCTGTTCAAAGCACTCGCAGATGGCATTGTGCTTTG caagCTCATCAACCATTCGGTTCCTGAGACCATTGACGAGCGAACCATCAATAAAAAGAAACTGACAGCATTCACAACACAG GAGAATCTGAACTTGGCTCTGAACTCCGCCTCGGCAATCGGCTGTCAAGTTGTCAACATTGGCGCTCAAGATCTCAAGGAGGGGAAACCTCATCTGGTGCTTGGACTCCTCTGGCAGATTATCAAGATTGGACTGTTTGCAGACATCGAACTGAGCCGCAACGAAG CCATCGCAGCGCTGCTGGAGGAAGGGGAGAGTTTGGAAGAGTTGATGAAATTAAGTCCGGAAGAGTTGCTGCTGCGCTGGGCCAATTTCCACCTGAAGAAAGTTGGCATTACCCTGACAAACTTTTCGGGGGATATTAAG GACTCCAAGGCGTATTTCCACCTGCTGGAGCAGATTGCACCAGATGGCAGCAAAGAGGGCGCTGAAAGAGTTGAAATTGATATGACGGGACTTTAc GAGAAAGATCTTGCAAAGAGAGCCGAGCTCATGCTCGAGCAAGCCGACCGCATCGGCTGTCGAGAGTTTGTGACGGCGACTGACGTCGTCTCTGGAAACGCAAAGCTCAACATGGCCTTTGTGGCCACGCTCTTCAACAAACACCCGGCTCTCACCAAACCCGAGAACCAAGACTGGAATGTGATAA GTGAGACCAGAGAGGAAAGAACGTTCCGGAACTGGATGAATTCTCTTGGAGTGAGTCCACACGTTCACCACATCTACGG CGATCTGCAGGATGCCATGGTTATCCTTCAGCTGTATGAGAAAAGTAAGGTGCCAGTGGACTGGGACAGCAGAGTCAACCTCCCTCCATTCAGGGCAGTAGGGGGAGGGCGTATGAAAAAG ATTGAAAACTGTAACTATGCCGTGGAGCTGGGAAAGGAGAAAGCAGGTTTCTCCCTGGTGGGAATCGGAGGACTGGATGTCTTTGATGGGAATCCCACTCTAACCCTGGCACTGGTCTGGCAGCTGATGAGAAG GTACACTTTAAATGTTCTGGAAGACCTCGGGGACGGACAAGTTGCAGGAGACGATTTAATCATTACGTGGGTGAACAAGACTTTGGCTGAAGCTGGCAAGACTTCTTCAATCAAAAGCTTTAAG GACAAATCACTGAATAGTAGTATCCCAGTTTTGGACTTAATAGATGCAATCCAACCCAACAGTGTCAACTTTGAGCTGGTTCAAGAAGGAAATCTGACAGATGAAGACAAACTCAAGAATGCCAA GTATGCCATTTCCATGGCGAGGAAGATTGGCGCTAAGGTCTATGCCCTGCCTGAGGACTTGGTTGAGGTCAACCCCAAAATGGTGATGACCATCTTCGCCTGCCTGATGGGAAGAGGCATGAAGAGGGCTTAA